ACAATACACGTCTGAGCTGTAGAATCAAAACCTGTTCCTCGGGCGTAGCTAAAAATCCTTACCAGGCACGAACTTAGAAACAGCCCCGGAGAAAGATAAACATTTTGCATCATGACGATGGACattttatttaaattaaatattgcACACAGATTTCCAAGACCTTATAAACATTTCACAGTAGCTTCCCCATTCTGCGCTACAGCAAACGTGCAAATCTTGAAAGAAGAAGCGAGCAAACCTGCTGCCTGCAGTCTCACGGCTTTGTTGCCTGCCAGATCAGATCATCTGTGGTTCAGGTTTTAAGCCGATGGCAGCCAACTTCCCAATTCCCATCACTTTTGTTCTTGCTAGATTTGTGGTTCATCAGGGAAGGATGCTTGTGCTGCCATGCCAGGTGACTCGTGTGCCCCAATTCCCATAACTTTGTTGAAGGTTAGATGGGATGAGCTGATTAGGCCGGTGATGATGGCTAAACTCGTGTTTTCCAATGATCGGGCGACCCGGGGTTCAACTTAGGGCTGCCTGTGCTTTTTGAGCAGTCTGCTGATCGCGTGCAGGGCTTCCTGCAACCCTTCCCCCGTGTGCGCGCTGCAGCCTCTCAGCTCCCACGCGCGATCATCGTAGCAGTCCTCCAGCCTCAGGCGCTGCCCCAGCTCGTGCGCCTTCACCGCGCCCGGCGCGTCCTGCTTATTGGCCAGGACCAGGAAGGGCACCTCGGCCAAGGCCGCGTGGTCCAGCAGCCGCCGCAGCTCAGTGGCCGCCGTCGGCAGCCTGGCCCTGTCTGCACTGTCTACCACGAAGATCAAGGCGTCCGTGTCGTccaggtaatccttccagctggccCGCAGCTTGTCCTGgccgcccacgtcccagatggtgaggggcacgcTCTTCTCCGGCTCCACGGACTCCACGTTGAAGCCCACCGTGGGCAACGTCTGCACTGTCTGGTTTCTCTTCAGCTTATACAGGAGCGTGGACTTCCCGGCGAAGTCCAGCCCCATCATCACCACCCTGGCTTGCTTCTTCTGTAGAGGTTTGGAAGTCGGGACTCCCATGACGAGGACCTAAAGAAAGGCAAGATGCATGAGAAGATTACAATGCACTCAAACCATACCCTTTCGAATAAAACTTTCCCCGGAAGGAAACACCTAGCAATTAGATATAAATAGTGCCACTAACTATTTTCTGCCTTATTTATGTGGACAAGAGAGGCAACTACAAATATAAAAGCTATCAGATCTGGATAACAGCCAGCGCCTCCTTACTGTACTTAGAAAATATAGTGTTTGCTAGCTTCTGTTAAAAGAGTAAATGGGAAAAGTAATGGACCAGACACGGGAAGCCACTACATTTCTACAACTTTTTAGTGAGTCCAAGAAAATTGGAGCTCCAGTAGAGGGGCAGATGACACGAACCAGCTAGCAATCAGACTTGGGAATTTAAAAAGAAATCGACTTCTTTACCTTTATCGGTAAATGTTTTCACGTTCCGCCTTTCATTCATCTGAACAGCGCCTACCCGGCACTGTGACTGAACGAACGGCTTGGAAGGGAGGTTCTGGCCACAACCAATCGCAGGGCTCGTTCCCTTCTCTTATTTGCATACGTCAAACGGAGTCCCCTGAGTCTAGGGAGGTTAGATACGACCTCGCTCGCTCTCTCGTATCCCACGTTTCTAGAGTCGGTctgacaggggagagagagagcgatgGAAGTAAAATACCAGCAGCTACTACaacttactacttactactactactacttaacatttctaaagcgctactagggttacccagcgctgtacaatttaacataaaaggacagtccctgctcaaagagcttacaatctaaaggacaagtgaatagtcagttcgataagggcagtcaaattggggcagtctggatatcctgaaggtaagagttaggtgccgaaggcagcattgaagagttgggctttaagcaaagacttgaagatgggcagggagggggcttgaggtaagggctcaggaaggttgttccaggcatagggaggcagaatgggcggagcctggagctggcagtggtggagaagggtactgagaggagggatttgtcctgtgaacggaggtttcgggtgggaacataaggggagatgagggtagtgaggggcagcagactgagtacatttgtaggtaagaaggagaagcttgaactgaatgcggtatcggattggaagccagtgaagtgacctgagaagaggggtgatatgagtatatcggttctggcggaatataagacgtgcagcagagttctgaacagattgaaggggggatagattgctaagtgggagtccggtgaggagtaagttgcagtagtcaaggcaagaggtaatgagagcgtggacgagagtttgggtggtgtgttcagagaggaaagggcgaattttgctgatgttgaagaggaagaagcgacaggtcttggctatctgctggatgtgtgccgaggagagggaggagtcgaagatgactccgaggttgcgggcagatgagacggggaggaaaAGGGTGCGTTTCAACAATCTTCCCGCGGCGCAGTGAGGAATCACTTGTTAGTTGTTACCGAGAGTCTCGGCAGGCGTGTACTTGGGTGAAATACTAAAGATTTTTGGTTATACCTGTTCTTTTAAAATTCGTTTAAGACTACATCTTACCAATGGATTAAGTAGCCAGATGGCCAGTTCTGGGTGGGCCTTAGCCCAAGGTGGGTAGACATGCAATTctatctctcccccacccccatgaccCCAGTCTCCACCCTCTGCTCCTCAAAATATAAGTATCTGAGTTGGCTTGGGGATGCCAAATCCCAcccaggactggggggggggggcaaaataccCTGGGCatggccttcaaggggggcccggcactggaatatgtctctctcttgctcctgttggGACCCAGGTGAATACGTTAACATGATAacccaggagagagacagaccccagtacCATGTCCCCCCCTTTGaggccagggaggagcagatgcactgatGTCGGAAGGTAGGGGGTGGCAGCTGCAGCTACATCCCaagtgggtggggggggcagcagccccgCCCACATCCTGCCCCTGCCCCTGCTTTGACGGtatcgggattcaaaatggccgccgagcgttgaagtcttgcgaggctgcttcaactctcggtggccattttgaatcccgagaccgtcacacagcaacaggatgcagggcaagggcagcgctccgggcaggaaagaggcggttctttcctgccccgaagagctcactagaccaccagggcagtagatagtaaggaagtggaggggaggctaggataggtctGCCACCcgcccacccgtttgtccagaaatccggaccaaCGGgaggactggcaaaacccgcctggacgcccgaacatgtcctcaaaaagaggacatgtccgggtaaatccggacatatggtaaccctaccccaggCTCAGCTGTGTCTTTCGGTGGCCCTggtcccaccagcagaagacctCTCCTGCTCGAGTTGCACCTGCAGCAGCACTTATTCAGCAGGCTCACTTCCCTGCTAATGCcaaattgagcatgcgcaagaGAGCTAATGCTAGTGGCGAAGCGCACCTGCTGAATAAGCCCCTCCCCCGGTGACTATGTCACTGCATCTTACATGTAacaaagggacctttttactaagctgtagtaagcgCTAGCGCGTGTTTACCACACTTTAAAATAGCTAACCACAGGACACGTGCAGGAATCCTGTGGTAATTTCCAAATCTGCATGTGATAACTGCactctgaaaatatttttaaaattttcgtCT
This portion of the Microcaecilia unicolor chromosome 4, aMicUni1.1, whole genome shotgun sequence genome encodes:
- the ARL11 gene encoding ADP-ribosylation factor-like protein 11, with amino-acid sequence MGVPTSKPLQKKQARVVMMGLDFAGKSTLLYKLKRNQTVQTLPTVGFNVESVEPEKSVPLTIWDVGGQDKLRASWKDYLDDTDALIFVVDSADRARLPTAATELRRLLDHAALAEVPFLVLANKQDAPGAVKAHELGQRLRLEDCYDDRAWELRGCSAHTGEGLQEALHAISRLLKKHRQP